The following proteins come from a genomic window of Paenibacillus swuensis:
- a CDS encoding sensor histidine kinase: MKGSTDVLNTWKRWMWPSSLKARLTIVILLSSAIPLLLIGIISSYAIDNVESNVRDGVISTLKQVRIDTEKTLEMLDFASRQFVTINGTVGGGLRELFEAERNNTYFEFFRETNKVRERFTLVGFTNPNVGVMFYHMPDQDKIMFENRTIGTDFQPDRMPMLTDRKVYQNFGPHPTVSQGQDALVLSIYREVEQIDSKPVYIYIETHLDLLKELFRRDKYGVDTIHILTDAAGQVMYSDDRERYPTGSLQPRFLKEAASDDHYDFYYEKSRQGWQVIAGVHKAGFNQAKTGWTIRYALVGIFTLAVSLLLGWAIWRTVYRPLIQFSREIKAMGTNIHHELSDQDRMAEFNVLFVQFDQMRRQVLELFLEVERKERRKQELEVEKLLVQINPHFLHNTLNTIQWLARMQGNDDIDKLVSVFTRVLHYNLGKEGGIVKIKEEVQALEDYVSLQRIRYDYEFDVRIIVTAETLEVPIPRFVLQPLVENALYHGLRDEGGMIEVHIRHSRNDMVEVTVRDNGAGMSEETKARLLLPDTGERRKSGLGIGLRFVDRMMKMHYGEAFGLQVESELGEGTTMRLRIPTGEGKLEQPQGGEQHD, translated from the coding sequence ATGAAAGGAAGTACGGATGTGCTCAACACATGGAAGCGGTGGATGTGGCCCAGCTCGCTGAAGGCCAGGTTGACGATTGTGATTCTGCTGAGCTCGGCGATCCCGTTGCTGCTGATCGGCATCATCTCCAGCTACGCGATAGATAATGTGGAATCGAACGTCCGCGACGGGGTCATCAGCACGCTGAAGCAGGTGCGCATCGATACGGAGAAGACGCTTGAAATGTTGGATTTCGCGTCAAGGCAGTTTGTCACCATTAACGGCACGGTAGGCGGGGGACTGCGGGAACTGTTCGAGGCGGAGCGGAATAATACGTATTTTGAGTTTTTTCGGGAAACGAATAAAGTGCGGGAGCGCTTTACGCTGGTCGGTTTCACCAATCCGAATGTCGGCGTGATGTTCTACCATATGCCCGATCAGGACAAAATCATGTTCGAAAACCGCACTATCGGCACCGATTTCCAACCGGACCGCATGCCGATGTTAACGGATCGCAAGGTGTATCAGAACTTCGGTCCGCATCCGACAGTAAGCCAGGGTCAGGACGCGCTGGTGCTCTCCATCTACCGGGAAGTGGAGCAGATTGACAGCAAGCCTGTGTATATCTATATTGAGACGCATCTGGATCTATTGAAAGAACTGTTTCGGCGGGATAAATACGGAGTGGATACGATTCATATCCTCACGGACGCCGCCGGACAGGTCATGTACAGCGACGACAGGGAAAGGTATCCTACGGGATCGCTTCAGCCCCGTTTCTTGAAGGAAGCCGCATCGGATGACCACTACGATTTCTATTACGAGAAGAGCCGTCAGGGCTGGCAAGTCATTGCCGGTGTGCATAAAGCGGGCTTCAACCAAGCCAAGACCGGTTGGACGATCCGCTACGCGTTGGTAGGCATATTCACCTTGGCGGTCAGCCTCTTACTGGGATGGGCGATCTGGCGCACGGTGTACCGGCCGCTGATTCAATTCAGCCGCGAAATTAAGGCGATGGGCACCAATATTCATCATGAATTGAGCGATCAGGATCGGATGGCGGAATTCAATGTATTGTTTGTGCAATTCGACCAAATGCGGCGTCAGGTGCTGGAGCTGTTCCTTGAGGTAGAGCGGAAAGAACGTCGCAAGCAGGAGCTTGAAGTCGAGAAGCTGCTGGTGCAGATTAACCCGCATTTCCTGCATAATACGTTGAATACGATTCAATGGCTGGCCCGTATGCAGGGCAATGACGATATCGATAAACTAGTTTCCGTGTTCACCCGCGTGCTGCATTACAACCTGGGCAAAGAAGGCGGCATCGTGAAAATCAAGGAAGAAGTGCAGGCGCTGGAAGACTATGTTTCGTTGCAGCGAATCCGCTATGATTATGAATTCGACGTCCGCATTATCGTCACGGCGGAAACGCTGGAGGTGCCGATTCCGAGATTTGTGCTGCAGCCTCTGGTGGAGAATGCCCTGTACCACGGGTTAAGGGATGAAGGCGGCATGATCGAGGTTCATATCCGGCACAGCCGGAACGACATGGTGGAAGTGACCGTGAGGGATAACGGCGCGGGGATGAGCGAAGAGACCAAGGCCAGGCTGTTGCTGCCCGATACAGGGGAACGCCGCAAGAGCGGGCTGGGCATCGGACTGCGGTTTGTGGACCGCATGATGAAGATGCATTATGGCGAAGCCTTCGGATTGCAAGTGGAGAGCGAGCTTGGCGAAGGAACGACGATGAGGCTGCGCATTCCGACAGGAGAAGGGAAGCTTGAACAACCGCAAGGAGGGGAACAACATGATTAG
- a CDS encoding response regulator encodes MIRAIIVDDEKLVRKGLISMMPWQAFGIDIIADAPSVAKALELLQQQEADLLITDLTMPSMSGFELMREVRQHYPHMRVVVLTCHQDFDYIQEALRLGAIDYIVKTQLEKEKTEDVLGRIVNRMCEENTRDPKLPATAVMQAEAKSERGFLLCGTGKSTKVADLYAIPWVRTGSLYEVEQGTWLVPRPSDAVVASDIQAFLDADVPEWILVEVEGMRGLPIGEVCRLLKEYKQGELFYEWQRDTRVYNVSASAIEKEHADQEDTQISRIKERWSMPNWVLDDKLYGELLADIELQRLPSIHVKRSFYAAMALWEVWFKDRKQLNQWNDQVEDLLYWEDWSEWLDSTRKHLRTVLGAVPHSEEVVRSIYKAVEYMKTHVGKEVNQREVAKAVNMSRSYFSQCFKDITGLAFGEMLRDARIESAKTQLLQTQQPIYWIAEQSGFQDEKYFRRIFKEQTGMTPTEYRATSMRGSSVR; translated from the coding sequence ATGATTAGAGCCATCATCGTGGATGATGAAAAGCTGGTGCGCAAAGGGCTGATCAGTATGATGCCTTGGCAAGCGTTCGGCATCGACATTATTGCGGATGCGCCAAGCGTCGCCAAGGCGTTAGAACTGTTACAGCAACAGGAAGCCGACCTGCTGATTACCGACTTGACGATGCCCTCCATGAGCGGCTTCGAGTTGATGCGGGAAGTCAGGCAGCACTATCCGCATATGCGTGTCGTTGTGCTGACATGTCACCAGGACTTTGATTATATTCAGGAAGCGCTGCGTTTAGGCGCCATCGATTATATAGTGAAAACCCAGCTGGAGAAGGAGAAGACAGAGGATGTGCTGGGCCGCATCGTGAACCGGATGTGTGAAGAGAACACCAGAGATCCGAAACTTCCGGCTACGGCTGTGATGCAGGCGGAAGCGAAGTCCGAACGCGGCTTTCTCCTGTGCGGCACCGGCAAATCAACCAAAGTTGCCGATTTGTACGCCATTCCTTGGGTGAGGACAGGTTCCTTGTACGAGGTGGAGCAGGGCACCTGGCTGGTACCCCGACCTTCGGATGCGGTTGTTGCATCGGATATACAGGCTTTTTTGGATGCGGACGTGCCCGAATGGATTTTGGTTGAAGTGGAAGGCATGCGTGGGCTGCCGATCGGGGAAGTTTGCCGGTTATTGAAGGAATATAAACAAGGGGAATTGTTCTACGAATGGCAGAGGGACACAAGGGTTTACAACGTATCCGCTTCGGCCATTGAGAAGGAGCATGCCGATCAAGAGGACACGCAAATCAGCCGGATCAAAGAACGCTGGTCCATGCCCAACTGGGTGTTGGATGATAAGCTGTACGGCGAATTATTGGCGGATATCGAGCTTCAGCGGTTACCGTCGATTCATGTGAAGCGGTCTTTTTATGCCGCGATGGCGTTATGGGAGGTATGGTTTAAGGACCGGAAGCAGCTTAACCAGTGGAATGATCAGGTGGAGGATCTGCTCTATTGGGAAGACTGGAGTGAGTGGCTGGACAGTACCCGCAAACATTTACGCACGGTGCTCGGCGCGGTACCGCATTCGGAGGAAGTCGTTCGCAGCATCTACAAAGCGGTGGAATATATGAAAACCCACGTCGGTAAAGAAGTGAACCAGCGGGAAGTAGCTAAAGCGGTGAATATGAGCCGAAGCTACTTCAGTCAGTGCTTCAAGGATATTACGGGGCTGGCGTTTGGCGAGATGCTCAGGGATGCTCGGATTGAATCGGCCAAGACGCAGCTGCTTCAGACGCAGCAACCGATTTACTGGATTGCCGAACAATCGGGCTTTCAAGACGAGAAATATTTCCGGCGCATCTTTAAAGAACAGACAGGGATGACGCCTACCGAATATCGCGCCACCTCCATGAGGGGGAGTTCGGTTCGTTAA
- a CDS encoding extracellular solute-binding protein: protein MTHATWNKSWIAGLLVLMMLVITACSGNGNTENAAQGNGKNNGNQAETPTEPAEVPEPFGMYKEPVELKIGKSTIAEPKFPEGETWADNEYYRHLQKTLNISVKHAWEADGSSSAYKDKVNLSIASNDLPDAFSLVNRDQLAELVKNDMIEDLTEVYEKYVSPEYKAVIDSTNGQAIAEVTVDGKMFAIPTAREVTPNLVWVRQDWLDTLKLQAPKSVDDVLAVAKAFKAADLDKTGKAVGLTGVEKFVSDGNEMHGYELLFNAYELYPMQWTKGQDGTIAYGGIQPGVKDVLAKLAQAFKDGLIDREFATKDAGKANEVLTSGQGGIAVLPWWAPGWPLQDSVKNSGGKAVWKAYPIIGANGKYNGEQNGILNSMYVVRKGYEHPEALVKLVNWEFKLKQRGYPELNELMDNGIYKEIKRRGTPFEVNAARMDEIQFLAGVIQQGVKGEITKEEAAKLHPEAWDKVERIQKYRANPDPMADTALWADDTQWTIGAPALVAAEQNVHFNVFTGITKGMENKKSILDDLLIQSYLKIIYGEESVDYFDTFVEQWKSQGGDEITKEVQEQVAK from the coding sequence ATGACGCATGCCACATGGAACAAGAGCTGGATCGCAGGTTTGCTGGTCCTGATGATGCTGGTGATTACAGCTTGCAGCGGCAACGGAAACACAGAGAACGCCGCGCAAGGGAACGGAAAGAATAACGGAAATCAGGCGGAGACGCCAACGGAACCCGCTGAAGTGCCGGAACCGTTCGGGATGTACAAAGAACCGGTTGAACTAAAGATCGGTAAATCCACGATCGCCGAACCGAAATTCCCGGAAGGCGAAACATGGGCGGATAACGAGTATTACCGCCACCTGCAGAAGACGTTGAACATCTCCGTCAAGCATGCGTGGGAAGCGGACGGCAGTTCTTCCGCTTACAAGGATAAAGTAAACCTGTCGATCGCAAGTAACGATCTGCCGGACGCGTTCTCTCTGGTAAACCGTGATCAATTGGCGGAGCTTGTGAAGAACGACATGATCGAAGATTTAACGGAAGTGTATGAGAAATATGTTTCTCCGGAATACAAGGCTGTCATTGATTCCACGAACGGTCAAGCGATTGCGGAAGTGACTGTGGACGGCAAGATGTTCGCCATCCCAACTGCGCGTGAAGTAACACCGAATCTGGTGTGGGTTCGCCAGGACTGGTTGGATACGCTGAAGCTGCAAGCTCCGAAATCCGTAGATGATGTGCTTGCTGTTGCCAAAGCTTTCAAGGCGGCTGACCTGGACAAAACAGGAAAAGCTGTAGGCCTTACGGGCGTAGAGAAATTCGTTTCTGACGGTAACGAGATGCACGGATACGAGCTGCTGTTCAACGCATATGAGCTGTATCCGATGCAGTGGACGAAAGGACAAGACGGTACGATCGCTTACGGCGGTATTCAACCCGGCGTGAAAGACGTGCTGGCGAAGCTGGCCCAAGCGTTCAAGGACGGATTAATCGACCGTGAGTTCGCGACGAAAGACGCGGGTAAAGCGAACGAAGTGCTGACAAGCGGTCAAGGCGGCATCGCGGTATTACCTTGGTGGGCACCGGGCTGGCCTCTGCAAGACTCGGTGAAGAACAGCGGCGGCAAAGCGGTATGGAAAGCATATCCGATCATCGGCGCTAACGGGAAATATAACGGTGAGCAGAACGGTATTCTGAACTCCATGTATGTAGTGCGTAAAGGCTATGAGCATCCCGAAGCTTTAGTGAAGCTTGTAAACTGGGAGTTCAAGCTGAAACAACGCGGCTATCCAGAATTGAACGAGCTGATGGACAACGGCATCTACAAAGAAATCAAGCGCCGCGGCACGCCGTTTGAAGTAAACGCGGCGCGCATGGATGAAATCCAATTCCTCGCGGGTGTAATCCAGCAAGGTGTGAAAGGTGAAATTACGAAAGAAGAAGCGGCGAAGCTGCATCCGGAAGCTTGGGATAAAGTGGAGCGCATTCAGAAATACCGCGCGAATCCGGACCCGATGGCAGATACGGCTTTATGGGCGGATGATACGCAATGGACGATCGGCGCGCCTGCCTTGGTTGCGGCTGAACAGAATGTTCACTTCAACGTATTCACAGGCATTACCAAAGGAATGGAGAACAAGAAATCCATTCTGGACGATCTTCTGATTCAATCTTACCTGAAAATTATTTACGGTGAAGAAAGCGTAGATTACTTTGACACCTTCGTGGAGCAATGGAAATCGCAAGGCGGAGATGAAATTACTAAAGAAGTTCAGGAACAAGTCGCTAAGTAA
- a CDS encoding ABC transporter permease: MKNNGFSTIYHLMLLPGIILLLIFSIYPMHGILMAFQDFNPAKGVWESELIGLDNFKYMFTLPDAKDVFVNTITISAMKLTANLLFALVFALMLNEIRQRFVKKSIQTVVYLPHFLSWVLVAGIFKDMFSLDGFINQIVSFLGFQEIMFFSSNTWFPAILVGSEVWKEFGFGAIVFLAALTGISPSLYEAAAIDGASRTRQLWHITLPSIASVIVLLAVLSLRSVLDAGFDQVFNMYNKLVYPSGDIIDTYVYRIGLVKLQFELATAVGLLKSVVSFILIIISYQLAYRFANYRIF; this comes from the coding sequence ATGAAGAATAACGGATTTTCGACGATATATCATCTGATGCTGTTGCCTGGGATCATCCTCCTGCTGATCTTCTCCATCTATCCGATGCACGGCATTCTCATGGCGTTTCAGGATTTCAACCCCGCCAAGGGTGTGTGGGAGTCCGAGTTGATCGGGTTGGATAATTTCAAGTACATGTTCACCCTGCCGGATGCCAAGGATGTATTCGTCAACACCATTACCATCTCCGCCATGAAACTGACCGCCAATCTCTTGTTCGCACTTGTATTCGCGTTAATGCTGAACGAGATCCGGCAGCGTTTTGTGAAGAAATCGATTCAAACCGTCGTCTACCTGCCTCACTTTCTCTCCTGGGTGCTGGTTGCGGGGATCTTTAAGGACATGTTCTCGCTGGACGGCTTCATCAACCAGATCGTCTCCTTCCTGGGCTTTCAGGAAATTATGTTTTTCAGCAGCAACACCTGGTTTCCCGCGATTCTGGTAGGTTCCGAGGTATGGAAAGAGTTCGGCTTCGGCGCGATTGTGTTTCTGGCGGCGTTGACCGGCATTTCACCGTCCTTGTATGAAGCAGCCGCCATTGACGGGGCATCCCGGACCAGACAGCTGTGGCATATCACGTTACCAAGTATCGCATCTGTCATTGTGTTGCTGGCGGTCTTGTCGCTGCGAAGCGTGCTGGATGCGGGGTTCGACCAAGTATTCAACATGTACAATAAGCTCGTTTACCCTTCTGGGGATATCATTGATACCTATGTATACCGGATCGGTCTGGTGAAATTGCAATTCGAGCTAGCCACGGCGGTGGGGTTACTGAAGTCTGTAGTCAGCTTTATTCTCATTATCATATCGTATCAACTGGCTTACCGGTTTGCGAATTACCGTATTTTCTAG
- a CDS encoding carbohydrate ABC transporter permease, producing MVVSRTAGSKIADGIILIALLLMAFLCIAPLLHVAAISLSDSAKVSAGLVSFLPLGINFDSYIKIMNDSRFYEAFGISVQRVLLGGLINFVLCVLMAYPLSREKSEFKPRNLYMWFLIFTMMFSAGLVPTYITIKSLHLMDTIWALVLPGAVPVFNLILLVNFFRNLPKELDEAAYMDGAGPLYLLFYVYIPLSLPAIATITLFSIVGHWNSFFDGLIYMNYPENFPLQTYISQVVINIDPNNITNVNDVSALAAISNRTLSAAKIFLSMLPILLIYPFLQRYFITGITLGSVKE from the coding sequence ATGGTCGTTTCCAGAACGGCAGGATCCAAAATCGCGGACGGAATCATCCTGATCGCATTGCTCCTTATGGCTTTTCTATGTATTGCCCCCTTGTTGCACGTCGCTGCAATTTCTCTGAGTGACTCGGCTAAAGTAAGCGCGGGACTGGTTTCCTTCCTTCCTCTGGGCATTAATTTCGATTCTTATATCAAAATCATGAATGACAGCCGCTTTTACGAAGCTTTCGGCATTTCGGTTCAGCGTGTGCTCCTGGGCGGATTGATTAACTTCGTGCTCTGCGTCCTCATGGCGTACCCTTTGTCGAGAGAGAAGTCGGAGTTTAAACCGCGGAATCTATATATGTGGTTCCTGATCTTCACGATGATGTTTAGTGCGGGTCTGGTGCCTACCTATATTACGATCAAAAGCTTGCATCTCATGGATACGATCTGGGCGCTCGTTCTACCCGGCGCGGTGCCGGTGTTTAACCTGATCCTGCTCGTGAATTTCTTCCGAAATTTGCCGAAGGAGCTTGATGAGGCCGCCTATATGGACGGCGCGGGTCCGCTCTATCTGTTGTTTTACGTCTATATCCCGCTTTCGCTGCCGGCGATCGCGACGATTACGTTGTTCAGCATCGTCGGGCATTGGAATTCGTTCTTTGACGGGTTGATTTACATGAATTATCCCGAGAATTTCCCTTTGCAGACGTACATCTCACAGGTCGTTATCAACATTGACCCCAACAACATTACCAATGTAAACGATGTGTCGGCGCTTGCGGCGATATCGAACCGTACGCTCAGCGCCGCGAAAATCTTCTTATCCATGCTACCGATTCTCTTGATCTACCCATTCTTACAGCGTTATTTCATTACAGGCATCACGCTCGGTTCCGTCAAAGAATAA
- a CDS encoding carbohydrate binding domain-containing protein, which translates to MSAVQRTFSKILVLCLLVTAFGQPVFAAEGAEGNVVPDPGFESGTLQDWNDADPVKNAVVADSVYSGVYSLKQSGTWAAIYRNITLEPNTTYSLSGIGKAVNGSGVLKVKVVNGDWAEAPGAELTFRDADYTALSGEFTTPGSIAYAQVQIYTPQSDAFYIDDIEVKKAQLPAVDLPTLEDGVFQVNGTEITGPDGEPYVIKGVNVNGPNSWWPREITQDADLIENWGFNSVRVNACIHNCGWQNNNNTDRIVSAFTSKRMVVMFEAHDQTGEFFTETSTPSLAELTAWWTDLANKYKNNPYVWFNIMNEPGTDTLDPQWLSMHRHVVEAIRATGATNVIMADGMTWGQDSGKSKAGDVQVADSAILSYGSDLKAADPLGNMVFSIHTYGGWEYSNDKFQHFVEAVHAKGLALIVGEYGATTKGQFLEGTKNVFKYGIPNGIGRMVWSWDGGDDWELTTNDASGGGGWGINTDGTVKPTNLTWFGEKVWNDNHNIPMTMTDRDVSVERVLVSKADFAAGDTVRFQAALRNRGDELLEGDVAVRFEVNGAAVEGGTTDAPVTIDGYASAVSGEFTVPADVENLEVKAWIDRDSSTYGNDAVAANDEETVSFQGALEPYEGVDLVVSDIQVSPENLEYGSQAEFQVTVTNRGTEDARNDWIAGAFYVDGLKVTWGGEETALAAGESVTLTSVAKYKVKGPMQVSFQLDPSVHDIDTNLTNEGIFASIAVKEANYGNLLPNGQFETGLEDWTLWANTEGSSADAHTGAQSLKVRNGGAGGGGSYVDLEPNTTYVLSAWGRNSGAAGATSDVGFQYKPNVSSEQTKFFLHFEEKAWTHKQIMFTTGPQVLEGSGNVFVWKQDAEVEFYLDDIVLAKVPNLLLNSGFEAGEEDWMNWAGRTIDSAAPRTGANAFKIASGGAGGGGQELTLKPNTTYMLSAYGMNSGMPDGGPTDIGVKYKVMRGGVESVPHHFIHFDRDNKGIYEYNQVMFTTPGDFTNAQLFIWKQTPGVEFFADDLVLTEVPNQLLNAGFEEGETGWSNWSNRTIAETGALSGDKAFKVSAAGSGGGGQDIQLEPETTYVLGAWAKHSVASNDVTEIGVQYKDAGAQQIKHLMTFSGTAYEYKEILFTTPKYMNGTNVFIWKNGQQAELLADDLILTKVPSTHSNPAQEAVAEPEPVAIVVEGIEDNGLYNAAKTISFNTGTAALNGENFVSGTTVSAEGTHTLVVTGNVTKTVKFTLDFKPPILTGVLEGNMYKKSVAPTFSEGTALLDGVAYASGTPIQTDGLHRLVLTDAAGNATTVNFTVKGKKDKK; encoded by the coding sequence ATGAGTGCAGTGCAACGTACGTTCAGCAAAATATTGGTTCTATGTCTACTGGTTACCGCGTTTGGGCAACCGGTATTTGCCGCGGAGGGGGCGGAAGGCAATGTGGTGCCGGATCCGGGATTTGAATCCGGAACGCTTCAGGATTGGAACGATGCCGATCCGGTGAAGAATGCGGTTGTAGCCGACTCGGTATACAGCGGTGTATACTCGCTGAAACAATCGGGGACTTGGGCGGCCATATATCGGAATATTACCCTAGAACCCAATACCACTTATTCATTAAGCGGCATAGGTAAAGCGGTGAACGGGTCAGGCGTGCTTAAAGTGAAAGTGGTGAACGGCGATTGGGCAGAGGCGCCTGGAGCCGAGCTCACATTCCGGGACGCCGATTATACGGCGTTGTCCGGCGAGTTTACAACACCGGGCTCGATTGCATATGCCCAGGTGCAGATTTATACGCCGCAGTCTGACGCGTTCTATATCGACGATATTGAAGTCAAGAAAGCGCAGCTCCCTGCAGTAGACTTGCCGACGCTTGAAGACGGCGTCTTTCAGGTGAACGGAACCGAGATTACGGGACCGGACGGGGAACCTTACGTGATTAAAGGGGTGAATGTGAACGGACCGAACTCGTGGTGGCCGCGGGAAATTACGCAGGATGCCGATCTGATCGAGAATTGGGGATTCAACTCGGTACGTGTGAATGCTTGTATACACAATTGCGGCTGGCAAAATAACAACAACACCGACCGTATTGTAAGCGCATTCACATCAAAGCGCATGGTCGTGATGTTTGAAGCGCATGACCAGACGGGGGAATTCTTCACGGAAACATCAACGCCCTCGTTGGCAGAATTGACGGCGTGGTGGACGGATCTCGCTAACAAGTATAAGAACAACCCGTATGTCTGGTTCAACATTATGAACGAGCCCGGTACGGATACGCTGGACCCGCAATGGTTGTCGATGCATCGGCATGTGGTGGAAGCGATTCGCGCCACGGGTGCAACCAATGTGATTATGGCGGACGGCATGACTTGGGGGCAAGACAGCGGCAAGTCCAAGGCCGGCGATGTACAGGTAGCAGACAGCGCCATTCTGTCTTACGGATCGGACTTGAAAGCAGCGGATCCGCTTGGGAATATGGTGTTCTCTATCCATACCTACGGCGGATGGGAATACAGTAACGATAAGTTTCAGCATTTCGTAGAGGCTGTTCACGCCAAGGGTCTTGCGTTGATCGTCGGGGAATACGGAGCAACGACGAAAGGACAGTTCCTGGAGGGGACCAAGAATGTGTTCAAATATGGCATTCCGAACGGCATCGGCCGTATGGTCTGGTCTTGGGACGGCGGGGATGACTGGGAGCTGACGACGAACGACGCCTCGGGCGGCGGAGGCTGGGGCATCAATACGGACGGCACCGTGAAGCCGACGAACCTGACTTGGTTCGGGGAGAAGGTATGGAATGACAACCACAACATTCCGATGACGATGACGGACCGCGACGTCTCCGTGGAGCGCGTTCTGGTGTCAAAGGCCGATTTCGCGGCAGGCGATACGGTGCGCTTCCAAGCGGCGTTGCGCAATCGCGGCGACGAGCTGCTGGAAGGCGATGTTGCCGTGCGCTTTGAGGTGAACGGCGCGGCGGTGGAAGGCGGCACGACGGATGCTCCGGTTACGATTGACGGCTATGCTTCCGCGGTGTCCGGCGAGTTCACTGTGCCTGCGGATGTGGAAAATCTGGAAGTTAAGGCATGGATCGACCGGGATTCCAGCACCTATGGAAACGATGCCGTAGCTGCGAACGATGAAGAAACGGTATCGTTTCAAGGCGCATTAGAGCCTTATGAGGGCGTTGATCTGGTGGTGAGCGACATTCAGGTGAGTCCCGAGAATCTGGAATACGGCTCCCAGGCCGAATTTCAGGTGACCGTGACGAACCGCGGAACCGAAGACGCGCGCAACGATTGGATCGCGGGAGCATTCTACGTCGACGGCTTGAAGGTAACTTGGGGCGGCGAGGAGACTGCGCTTGCGGCAGGGGAAAGCGTGACTTTAACATCGGTCGCGAAATATAAAGTGAAGGGGCCGATGCAGGTCTCGTTCCAATTGGATCCGTCGGTGCATGACATCGATACGAATCTGACGAACGAAGGGATCTTCGCGTCCATTGCTGTGAAGGAAGCCAACTACGGCAACTTGCTGCCGAACGGCCAATTCGAGACGGGTCTTGAGGATTGGACGCTGTGGGCGAATACCGAAGGATCTTCGGCGGATGCGCATACGGGTGCGCAATCGTTGAAGGTCCGCAACGGCGGAGCGGGAGGCGGCGGAAGCTATGTAGACCTGGAGCCGAATACGACTTATGTGCTCAGCGCATGGGGCCGCAATTCCGGCGCGGCAGGCGCAACGAGCGATGTCGGCTTCCAATACAAGCCGAACGTGTCATCGGAGCAGACGAAGTTTTTCCTGCATTTTGAGGAGAAGGCATGGACACACAAGCAAATCATGTTCACGACGGGACCCCAAGTGCTGGAGGGCTCGGGCAATGTATTCGTCTGGAAGCAGGATGCGGAAGTTGAGTTCTACCTGGATGATATCGTGTTGGCGAAGGTGCCGAATCTGTTGTTAAATTCCGGCTTCGAAGCGGGAGAGGAAGATTGGATGAACTGGGCGGGACGCACGATCGACAGCGCCGCGCCGCGTACAGGCGCGAATGCATTCAAGATCGCTTCCGGCGGCGCGGGCGGAGGCGGGCAGGAGCTGACGTTGAAGCCGAACACAACTTATATGCTGAGCGCCTATGGAATGAACAGCGGAATGCCGGACGGCGGACCGACCGATATCGGTGTGAAGTATAAGGTGATGCGCGGGGGCGTGGAGAGCGTGCCGCATCATTTCATTCATTTTGACCGGGACAACAAAGGAATTTATGAATACAACCAGGTGATGTTCACAACACCGGGGGACTTTACGAACGCCCAATTATTTATCTGGAAGCAGACGCCGGGTGTTGAATTCTTCGCGGATGATCTCGTGTTGACTGAGGTGCCGAATCAGCTTCTAAACGCGGGGTTTGAGGAAGGCGAGACGGGATGGAGCAACTGGAGCAACCGTACAATTGCGGAAACGGGCGCACTGTCCGGGGATAAAGCGTTCAAGGTCAGCGCGGCAGGCAGCGGCGGAGGCGGGCAGGACATACAGCTCGAGCCTGAAACCACCTATGTGCTGGGGGCATGGGCCAAACATAGCGTGGCATCGAACGATGTCACCGAAATCGGGGTGCAATACAAAGACGCCGGCGCGCAGCAGATTAAGCATCTGATGACTTTTTCGGGCACAGCGTACGAGTATAAGGAGATCCTGTTCACGACACCAAAGTATATGAACGGTACGAATGTGTTCATCTGGAAGAACGGACAGCAGGCGGAGTTGTTGGCGGATGATCTGATCCTGACGAAGGTGCCGAGCACGCATTCGAATCCGGCGCAAGAGGCTGTTGCGGAGCCGGAGCCGGTGGCGATTGTCGTGGAGGGTATCGAGGACAACGGACTATATAATGCGGCGAAGACGATCTCGTTCAACACAGGTACGGCTGCATTAAATGGGGAGAATTTCGTCAGCGGCACTACGGTGAGCGCAGAAGGAACGCATACGCTGGTTGTTACAGGGAATGTCACAAAGACGGTAAAGTTCACGTTGGATTTCAAGCCGCCTATTTTGACGGGAGTACTTGAAGGGAATATGTATAAAAAATCGGTCGCACCGACCTTCAGCGAAGGTACGGCTCTGTTAGACGGTGTTGCTTATGCGAGCGGTACGCCTATTCAAACGGATGGGCTACACCGCCTTGTGTTGACGGATGCCGCGGGTAACGCGACGACCGTGAACTTCACCGTAAAGGGCAAGAAAGACAAGAAATAA